Part of the Flavobacterium alkalisoli genome is shown below.
TTTCTGAATGAGAAAACTATACACTTTATTACTCGTCTTCACAAGCCTGTTTTTTACAGCTTGTGAAGACGTTGTTGATTTAGACCTGCCCACAGCTCCTCCCCGATTGGTTGTAGAAGCCTCTTTTAACTGGATGAAAACATTTACCGGACATTATCAGGAAGTGCGCTTAACCACAACAGCAGGATTTTATGATACAGAGGTTCCTAAAGTTAGCGGAGCTACCGTATATGTTACCAACAGCAAAAATGATGTCTTTGAATTCAGTGAAGATAAATCTGGGTTTCAGGGTATATACGCGTGCATTAATTTTAATCCTGAAATTGGAGAAACATACACTTTGTTTATAGAACTTAACGGGGAAACATTTACGGCTACCGAAACACTGATGCCCGTTCCTCAGCTTGAGGAAGTGATTCTAACTAATGAAGGTTTTGACCCTAACGATATGTCCTTAAAAGCTTACTTTCAGGACCCTCCCGAAACCAACTACTATCTCAGGGAAATAGGCCGTGAAGGATACAGCGGCGGCGTGGCTATTTTTGATGATCGTTTTGTAAACGGTAACTATACTTATACCATAACCATATTTGATGACCTGAAACCGGGAGACGAAATTACAACTTTCCTTTACGGAATTTCTTCAAGACACTTTGATTATATGTCTAAGATATTAAGTATTGTAGACGAAGAAAATGTTACTAATCCGTTTAGAACACCTTCAATAAATGTTAGGGGCAATATTGTAAACCAAACAAATCCTGACAATTATGCCCTTGGCTATTTCAGACTTAGCGAGGGTTCTTATATAACATATACCGTAGAATAGCATTATACTGTAAAGTTTGTATTTTTGCAGCCTAAATTAAAAGTATGTCATCACACCATATTGTAAGGGACGACCAGGAACCGGCTTTAATTATTGCTAACGGCGCTGCCTGCTCACGAGAGTTAACAGATCAGTTGCTGGAATGGTCTCCACTTGTAATTGTACTGGATAATGCCATAGAACGCGTTATGGAACTTGGCATTAAGATAGATGTGCTTTTAGGTGATTTTGATGGCGGTCTTGATATAGAAAAATACAAAGACCTACAGTATCCGCTTGAGGTTGTTTACAGTCCGGATCAGGAAAAGACCGATCTTGAAAAAGCCTTTGATTACCTTATTGAGCGTAAAATACCTGCTGTAAATGTAATTTGGGCTACCGGTAAACGTGCCGATCATACCATTACCAACATTACCAATATAGTACGCTACCGTAACCTCATCAAAATAGTTATACTGGACGACCATTCTAAAATTTTCCTGTTACACCAAAAGTTTGAGAAATGGTATCCTGCCAACACCCCTATCTCATTAATTCCTATAGGTAAAGTATCGGGTATAAGTACACAAAACCTAAAGTACCCTCTAACTGACGAGGAACTAACTATAGGCTACCGTACAGGCAGCAGCAATACTACCGTAAATGATGGTATTGTAACCATAGAATATAAGAAAGGTGACCTGCTTATGATGGAGTGTTTTGATTAATTTCATGTAGCTTGTTGATACGTTAATTTGTTTATTTGATTACCCCAAACCGAATAACCATATAAACAAATAACCAAAAATCTATTTCACTATCTTTGTGGAAAGCAAGGAAAAAGAAATGAAATTCAAGGTAGTATCAGACTATAAGCCTATGGGCGATCAGCCCGAAGCAATAAAACAACTCAGTAACGGATTAAAATCGGGGGAACGTTTTCAAACTCTGTTAGGGGTTACCGGTTCGGGTAAAACTTTTACCATGGCAAACGTTGTGGAAGAGGTACAAAAACCTACCCTTGTACTGGCACATAACAAAACGCTGGCGGCACAGCTGTATAGCGAGTTTAAGCAGTTTTTCCCTAACAATGCGGTTGAATACTTTGTGTCTTACTACGACTACTACCAACCCGAAGCTTATATACCCGTAACGGGAACATATATAGAAAAAGACCTTTCCATAAACGAGGAACTGGAAAAAATGCGTTTAAGCACTACCTCTTCCCTACTTTCGGGAAGGCGCGACGTACTTGTGGTTGCTTCGGTTTCCTGC
Proteins encoded:
- a CDS encoding DUF4249 domain-containing protein, producing the protein MRKLYTLLLVFTSLFFTACEDVVDLDLPTAPPRLVVEASFNWMKTFTGHYQEVRLTTTAGFYDTEVPKVSGATVYVTNSKNDVFEFSEDKSGFQGIYACINFNPEIGETYTLFIELNGETFTATETLMPVPQLEEVILTNEGFDPNDMSLKAYFQDPPETNYYLREIGREGYSGGVAIFDDRFVNGNYTYTITIFDDLKPGDEITTFLYGISSRHFDYMSKILSIVDEENVTNPFRTPSINVRGNIVNQTNPDNYALGYFRLSEGSYITYTVE
- a CDS encoding thiamine diphosphokinase; translation: MSSHHIVRDDQEPALIIANGAACSRELTDQLLEWSPLVIVLDNAIERVMELGIKIDVLLGDFDGGLDIEKYKDLQYPLEVVYSPDQEKTDLEKAFDYLIERKIPAVNVIWATGKRADHTITNITNIVRYRNLIKIVILDDHSKIFLLHQKFEKWYPANTPISLIPIGKVSGISTQNLKYPLTDEELTIGYRTGSSNTTVNDGIVTIEYKKGDLLMMECFD